From the genome of Streptomyces sp. NBC_01116, one region includes:
- a CDS encoding Bax inhibitor-1/YccA family protein, producing MRSSNPVFSRRGFSRDNGHAGFNATPQAGAPATGNPYAQGTAANPYATNPYAQTDIQGAPQAPARPDVMTIDDVVTRTAMTLGTVIVAATAAWWTLPVDKENVGTAIGVAIGAAIIGFVLSLVNSFKRRPSPPLILTYAAFEGVFLGVISNIVSVYWAPGAAMQAVIGTMAVFAGVLIAYRTGLIRVTRRFYGFVMAAAIGFSLLMMVNLLFAVFGGGDGLGFRSGALGIIFGIVAIVIGACILALNFKQVEDGIAYGAPREESWLAAFGLTVTLVWIYIEMLRLVAILSGDD from the coding sequence ATGAGGAGCAGCAACCCGGTCTTCTCGCGACGGGGGTTCAGCCGCGACAACGGCCACGCGGGCTTCAACGCGACGCCGCAGGCCGGGGCCCCCGCGACGGGCAACCCGTACGCGCAGGGCACCGCCGCCAACCCGTACGCCACCAACCCCTACGCGCAGACGGACATCCAGGGCGCCCCGCAGGCGCCCGCCCGTCCCGACGTGATGACCATCGACGACGTGGTGACGCGTACGGCGATGACGCTCGGCACCGTGATCGTCGCCGCGACCGCCGCCTGGTGGACGCTGCCGGTCGACAAGGAGAACGTCGGCACGGCGATCGGCGTCGCCATCGGCGCCGCGATCATCGGCTTCGTGCTGTCGCTGGTGAACTCGTTCAAGCGCCGGCCCTCGCCGCCGCTGATCCTGACGTACGCGGCGTTCGAGGGTGTCTTCCTCGGCGTCATCAGCAACATCGTCAGTGTCTACTGGGCTCCCGGCGCCGCGATGCAGGCGGTGATCGGCACCATGGCGGTCTTCGCCGGTGTGCTGATCGCCTACCGCACCGGACTGATCCGGGTCACGCGCCGCTTCTACGGCTTCGTGATGGCGGCAGCCATCGGCTTCTCGCTGCTGATGATGGTCAACCTCCTGTTCGCCGTGTTCGGCGGCGGTGACGGCCTCGGCTTCCGCAGCGGTGCGCTCGGCATCATCTTCGGCATCGTGGCCATCGTCATCGGCGCGTGCATCCTCGCCCTGAACTTCAAGCAGGTCGAGGACGGCATCGCGTACGGCGCTCCGCGCGAGGAGTCCTGGCTGGCGGCCTTCGGCCTCACCGTGACCCTGGTGTGGATCTACATCGAGATGCTGCGCCTGGTCGCGATCCTCAGCGGCGACGACTGA
- a CDS encoding ABC transporter ATP-binding protein, with product MTTTPTVHRATAVAARATELSKVYGEGETQVVALDRVTVDFPQGEFTAIMGPSGSGKSTLMHCVAGLDSFSSGSVRIGETELSTLKDKQLTQLRRDKIGFIFQAFNLLPTLTALENITLPMDIAGRKPDAAWLQKVIDMVGLSERLKHRPTELSGGQQQRVAVARALASQPEIIFGDEPTGNLDSRSGAEVLGFLRNSVRELGQTVVMVTHDPVAASYADRVIFLADGAVVDQMMHPTADGVLDRMKAFDAKGRTS from the coding sequence GTGACCACCACCCCCACCGTTCACCGCGCCACCGCGGTGGCTGCCCGCGCCACGGAGCTGTCGAAGGTCTACGGCGAGGGCGAGACGCAGGTCGTCGCCCTGGACCGGGTGACCGTGGACTTCCCGCAGGGCGAGTTCACCGCGATCATGGGCCCCTCGGGCTCCGGCAAGTCGACGCTGATGCACTGCGTCGCCGGGCTCGACAGCTTCAGCAGCGGTTCGGTGCGCATCGGCGAGACCGAGCTGTCCACGCTGAAGGACAAGCAGCTCACGCAGTTGCGCCGGGACAAGATCGGCTTCATCTTCCAGGCGTTCAACCTGCTGCCGACGCTCACCGCGCTGGAGAACATCACCCTGCCGATGGACATCGCCGGCCGTAAGCCGGACGCCGCGTGGCTCCAGAAGGTGATCGACATGGTGGGGCTCTCGGAGCGGCTGAAGCACCGCCCGACCGAGCTCTCCGGCGGTCAGCAGCAGCGCGTCGCCGTGGCCCGCGCCCTGGCCTCGCAGCCCGAGATCATCTTCGGTGACGAGCCGACCGGGAACCTGGACTCCCGCTCCGGCGCCGAGGTCCTCGGCTTCCTGCGCAACTCGGTGCGCGAGCTGGGCCAGACCGTGGTGATGGTGACGCACGACCCGGTCGCCGCCTCCTACGCGGACCGGGTCATCTTCCTCGCGGACGGCGCGGTCGTCGACCAGATGATGCACCCGACCGCCGACGGGGTCCTCGACCGGATGAAGGCGTTCGACGCGAAGGGCCGCACGAGCTGA
- a CDS encoding ABC transporter permease, with amino-acid sequence MFRTALRNVLAHKARLLMTVLAVMLGVAFVSGTLVFTDTLGNAFSKQSAKSYDNVAVSIETFAGDDEKTAGIDDATLEKIRGLDGVASATGRVNGFAGVADPDGKLIGNGWSNTGANFAPGKDGKDASYVFTDGSGPAENGSVALDKDTASKGKYRVGDPVRVATNGPVKEYTLSGIFTTEDGAVNAGGSLVLFDTATAQKLYLKPGVFQNATVSAAGGVSDRKLLDAIEPLLPKDATAQTGKALADQQAKDIESGLSSLNTMLLAFAGIALFVGIFLIANTFTMLIAQRTRELALMRAIGATRRQVKRSVLLEAAVVGTLASVIGFALGLGLATGLRSAMGLLGGKIPAGPLIVSPTAVLSAFAVGVLITVLAAWLPARRAAKIAPVAAMSSVHATASTKSLVLRNSIGGVIALIGAAGIVGGAGAGGTSGRQLVAGGAFFALIGVIILIPLLSRPVIALVRPLLEKLFGVSGKLASQNAVRNPRRTGATASALAIGLTLVTGISVLGVTLGQAIDKMTTDNIKADYLVSMASGDSLDESALTALSKADGVAALSPQQAAWFEVDGEYHSASAVTPGDVEKVFSLTTVSGSLGSLKDGQVAVGSKTAESNGWKTGDTLPVKFEDDKKGEVTVGALYKENEFLSPFVIPKKLADEHSTSTRPEIREIWIKADGGASKANEQSVVDALGDNPAMSVMDRQDIRDMFGGFINTALNIMYGLLAMALLIAVLGVVNTLAMSVFERQQEIGMLRAIGLDRGRVKRMIRLEAVVISLFGAVIGVGLGVFLGWAIGQTLSADIPGYALVIPWDRLGVFLLLAALVGVLASLWPARSAARLNMLTAIKTE; translated from the coding sequence ATGTTCCGTACCGCCCTGCGCAATGTGCTCGCGCACAAGGCCAGGCTGCTGATGACCGTGCTCGCCGTCATGCTCGGCGTAGCGTTCGTCTCCGGCACCCTGGTCTTCACCGACACCCTCGGCAACGCCTTCAGCAAGCAGTCCGCCAAGAGCTACGACAACGTCGCCGTCTCCATCGAGACGTTCGCCGGCGACGACGAGAAGACCGCCGGCATCGACGACGCCACCCTGGAGAAGATCCGGGGCCTGGACGGCGTGGCCTCCGCCACCGGCCGGGTCAACGGCTTCGCCGGGGTCGCCGACCCGGACGGCAAGCTGATCGGCAACGGCTGGTCCAACACCGGTGCCAACTTCGCCCCCGGCAAGGACGGCAAGGACGCGAGCTACGTCTTCACCGACGGCTCGGGCCCGGCGGAGAACGGCTCGGTCGCACTCGACAAGGACACCGCGAGCAAGGGCAAGTACCGCGTCGGCGACCCGGTGCGGGTCGCGACCAACGGCCCGGTGAAGGAGTACACCCTCTCGGGGATCTTCACCACCGAGGACGGCGCGGTCAACGCGGGCGGCAGCCTCGTGCTGTTCGACACCGCGACCGCCCAGAAGCTCTACCTGAAGCCCGGCGTCTTCCAGAACGCCACCGTCTCCGCCGCGGGCGGCGTCTCCGACCGGAAGCTGCTGGACGCGATCGAGCCCCTGCTGCCGAAGGACGCCACCGCGCAGACCGGCAAGGCGCTGGCGGACCAGCAGGCGAAGGACATCGAGAGCGGACTGTCCAGCCTCAACACCATGCTGCTGGCGTTCGCGGGCATCGCGCTGTTCGTCGGCATCTTCCTCATCGCCAACACCTTCACCATGCTGATCGCCCAGCGGACCCGTGAGCTGGCCCTGATGCGGGCCATCGGGGCCACCCGCCGTCAGGTCAAGCGCTCGGTGCTGCTCGAAGCGGCGGTCGTCGGGACGCTCGCCTCCGTCATCGGCTTCGCGCTCGGCCTCGGCCTCGCCACCGGTCTGCGCTCCGCGATGGGCCTCCTGGGCGGCAAGATCCCCGCCGGCCCGCTGATCGTCTCGCCGACCGCCGTCCTCTCCGCCTTCGCGGTGGGTGTTCTGATCACCGTGCTGGCCGCCTGGCTGCCCGCCCGCCGGGCCGCGAAGATCGCCCCGGTGGCCGCGATGAGCAGCGTGCACGCCACCGCTTCCACCAAGTCCCTGGTTCTGCGGAACTCCATCGGCGGCGTGATCGCCCTGATCGGCGCCGCGGGCATCGTCGGCGGTGCGGGAGCGGGCGGCACGTCCGGCCGGCAGCTGGTCGCGGGCGGCGCGTTCTTCGCCCTGATCGGTGTCATCATCCTGATCCCGCTGCTGTCGCGCCCGGTCATCGCGCTGGTCCGGCCGCTGCTGGAGAAGCTGTTCGGCGTCTCCGGGAAGCTGGCCTCGCAGAACGCGGTCCGCAACCCGCGGCGTACCGGAGCCACCGCCTCCGCGCTCGCCATCGGGCTGACCCTGGTCACCGGCATCTCGGTGCTGGGCGTCACGCTCGGCCAGGCCATCGACAAGATGACCACGGACAACATCAAGGCCGACTACCTGGTCTCGATGGCCAGCGGCGACTCGCTCGACGAGTCCGCGCTGACGGCCCTGTCGAAGGCGGACGGCGTCGCCGCGCTCTCCCCGCAGCAGGCGGCCTGGTTCGAGGTCGACGGCGAGTACCACTCGGCCTCCGCCGTCACCCCCGGCGACGTGGAGAAGGTCTTCTCCCTGACGACCGTCTCCGGCTCGCTCGGCTCGCTCAAGGACGGCCAGGTCGCGGTCGGTTCCAAGACCGCCGAGTCGAACGGCTGGAAGACCGGCGACACGCTCCCGGTGAAGTTCGAGGACGACAAGAAGGGCGAGGTGACGGTCGGGGCGCTCTACAAGGAGAACGAGTTCCTCTCACCCTTCGTGATCCCGAAGAAGCTGGCGGACGAGCACAGCACCTCCACCCGCCCGGAGATCCGGGAGATCTGGATCAAGGCGGACGGCGGCGCGAGCAAGGCGAACGAGCAGTCGGTCGTGGACGCGCTCGGCGACAACCCGGCGATGAGCGTCATGGACCGGCAGGACATCCGTGACATGTTCGGCGGCTTCATCAACACCGCCCTGAACATCATGTACGGGCTGCTCGCCATGGCCCTGCTGATCGCGGTCCTCGGTGTCGTCAACACCCTCGCGATGTCGGTGTTCGAGCGGCAGCAGGAGATCGGCATGCTCCGTGCGATCGGCCTCGACCGGGGCCGCGTCAAGCGGATGATCCGTCTGGAGGCCGTCGTCATCTCGCTCTTCGGCGCGGTGATCGGGGTCGGCCTCGGGGTCTTCCTCGGCTGGGCGATCGGCCAGACCCTGTCCGCCGACATCCCCGGCTACGCCCTGGTCATCCCGTGGGACCGGCTCGGCGTCTTCCTGCTCCTCGCCGCCCTGGTGGGCGTCCTCGCCTCGCTGTGGCCCGCCCGCAGCGCCGCGAGGCTCAACATGCTGACGGCGATCAAGACCGAGTAG
- a CDS encoding class I SAM-dependent methyltransferase — protein MADAASRLTALAEELLSEPLPVRIRAWDGSESGPPGAPVLVIRHRRALRRLLWKPGELGLARAWVAGEIDIEGDLYETLGHLAGLLWDRGADAKDSVHPVRDPKVRAFARGLLDLAGPWPPPAPPAEEVRRRTGPLHTRRRDKEAISHHYDVGNDFYALVLGPSMVYSCAYWQDGGTLEEAQRDKLDLVCRKLGLKEGDRLLDVGCGWGAMAIHAAREYGAQVTGITLSQEQAAHARKRIAEEGLTDRIEIRVQDYRDVLPRTPGPARTGETPPGPYDAISSIGMAEHVGSVRYREYADDLYALLKPGGRLLNHQIARRPEKDEDAYRIDAFIDAYVFPDGELAPLGRTLATLEEAGFEARDVETLREHYALTLRRWVANLEQHWERAVRATSPGRARVWRLYMAASALSFERNKIGVNQILAVRPLEEGGSRMPLRARTWTEPVEGQGA, from the coding sequence ATGGCAGACGCCGCGTCGCGGCTGACCGCTCTTGCCGAAGAGTTGCTCTCGGAACCCCTGCCGGTCCGGATCCGGGCCTGGGACGGCAGCGAATCGGGGCCGCCCGGCGCCCCGGTCCTCGTGATCCGCCACCGCCGCGCCCTGCGCCGGCTCCTGTGGAAGCCCGGCGAACTGGGCCTGGCCCGCGCCTGGGTGGCCGGGGAGATCGACATCGAGGGCGACCTGTACGAAACGCTCGGTCATCTGGCCGGGCTGCTCTGGGACCGCGGCGCCGACGCCAAGGACTCCGTCCACCCGGTCCGCGACCCCAAGGTCCGCGCCTTCGCCCGCGGGCTCCTCGACCTCGCGGGCCCCTGGCCGCCGCCGGCCCCGCCCGCGGAGGAGGTGCGCCGCCGCACCGGACCGCTGCACACCAGACGTCGCGACAAGGAGGCCATCAGCCACCACTACGACGTCGGAAACGACTTCTACGCCCTGGTGCTCGGCCCCTCCATGGTCTACTCCTGCGCCTACTGGCAGGACGGAGGGACCCTGGAGGAGGCCCAGCGCGACAAGCTCGACCTGGTCTGCCGCAAGCTCGGCCTGAAGGAGGGCGACCGGCTGCTGGACGTCGGCTGCGGCTGGGGCGCCATGGCCATCCACGCCGCCCGTGAGTACGGGGCGCAGGTCACCGGCATCACTCTCTCCCAGGAGCAGGCCGCCCACGCCCGCAAGCGCATCGCGGAGGAGGGCCTGACCGACCGCATCGAGATCCGGGTGCAGGACTACCGGGACGTCCTTCCCCGAACTCCCGGTCCCGCTCGAACAGGGGAGACCCCACCCGGCCCGTACGACGCGATCTCCTCGATCGGCATGGCCGAGCACGTCGGATCGGTCCGCTACCGGGAGTACGCGGACGACCTCTACGCCCTCCTGAAGCCCGGCGGCCGCCTCCTGAACCACCAGATCGCCCGCCGCCCCGAGAAGGACGAGGACGCCTACCGCATCGACGCGTTCATCGACGCCTACGTCTTCCCCGACGGCGAACTGGCCCCGCTCGGCCGCACCCTGGCCACCCTGGAGGAGGCCGGCTTCGAGGCCCGGGACGTCGAGACGCTGCGCGAGCACTACGCGCTGACCCTGCGCCGGTGGGTGGCCAACCTGGAGCAGCACTGGGAGCGGGCGGTACGCGCCACCTCCCCGGGCCGGGCCAGGGTCTGGCGGCTGTACATGGCCGCCTCGGCGCTGTCCTTCGAGCGCAACAAGATCGGCGTCAACCAGATCCTCGCGGTGCGCCCGCTGGAGGAAGGCGGCTCCCGGATGCCGCTGCGCGCCCGCACCTGGACGGAGCCCGTCGAGGGCCAGGGCGCCTGA